Genomic window (Cellulosilyticum lentocellum DSM 5427):
GGCAGTGTCGTTAGAAGCGGCCTATTAAATAGAGTTTTAGAGCAATTTAAAAAGGAGAATATACCTTATAAAGCACTAGGAGGTGTACAACCCAACCCTCGTTTAGGCTTTGCTAAGAAGGCTATAGAAGAAGCCAAAGCTTTTGGAGCCGACTTTATTTTAGCTGTAGGCGCAGGAAGTGTGATTGATACTGCAAAAGCGATTGCCCATGGTGTAGCTAATCCAGAGGTGGAACTATGGGACTTTTGGCTGCGTAAGCAAGTGGTAGAGAGAAGTTTACCTGTAGGCTGTATACTTACTTTATCAGCAGCAGGGAGTGAAACAAGTAATTCCTCTGTTTTAACCAATGAAGAGACAGGTGAAAAACGTGGATTAAGTACAGATTTTAATCGCCCTAAATTTGCCATTATGAATCCTGAAATCACTTATACTTTACCTAAAGAGCAAATTACATACGGTATAGTAGATATTATGATGCATACGCTAGATCGTTATTTTACACCAACCAAAGGTAATGCCTTTACGGATGAAGTAGCAGAGGCTCTCCTTAGAACAGTAATTCATTACGGAGAAAAAGCACTACAGAATTCTCATGATTACGAAGCCATGAGTGAACTTATGTGGTGTGGTAGCATATCCCATAATGGACTCACTGGTTTAGGGGCAGTAAGTGATTTTGCACCTCATCAATTAGGTCATGAATTAAGTGGTAAATTTGATGTGGCACATGGCGCTAGCTTGTCAACCATATGGGGAGCATGGGCAAATTATTGCTATGAGGAAAATCCAGAACGCTTTGCTCAGTTTGGTAAAAAAGTATGGGGGATTGAAGAAGAAGATACTAAGAAATGTGCTGTACGTGCCATAGAAAAATTGGTAGACTATTTTAAGTCAATTGGTGCACCAACTTGTTTTAGTGAATTAGGAATAGGTATTCAAGATGAAGAAAGCTTGAGAGATTTAGCAAGAAGATGTGCCTTTTATGGAACACGTACCATCGGAAGCTTTAAGGTATTGGATGAGAAAGCTATGTATGAGATTTATAAGATAGCAAATAAATAATAATCTATAAGATAGGTGGTGGCGGATGAGTCATGGAAATGCTTGATATTGTGGATGAAAATGGAGAGCCAACAGGCATTATAAAAGAAAGAAGTAAGGTACATGCTGAGGGAGATTTACACAGAACATCTCATGTATGGATTGTAAGAGATAATGGTAAGGGGGGATTAGATGTTTTACTTCAAAAAAGAAGTAAAGACAAGGATTCCCATCCAGGTTGCTATGATATATCCTCAGCAGGACATATACCTGCAGGTTCAACCTATGTAGATTCAGCACTTCGTGAATTAGAAGAAGAGCTAGGTATAAAAGCCTCCTCAGAAGAACTAGAAGAGCGTATGATTAGGCGCATAGCAGAAACGAATATTTTTTATGGCAAAGCGTTTATAGACAATCAGATCACAAGGGTTTATAGATTAAAAAGAAATGACATTGACTTAAGCAAGCTTAAGTTACAACAAGAAGAGATAGAAGCAGTTATGTGGATGGATTATGAACTATGTATAGAAGCTATAAAAAATAATACAATAAAGCATTGTGTGTACTTAGAGGAACTAGAGTGTTTGAAGGATTAAGCAGAAATAACGTTCTTCGTAGTTAAACAATGAACAATGAAAAATGAAAAATGAAAAAAATGGAAATTGACATAAGTTAACATAAATGTTATATTAAATAAAACAAAAAAATAAAGTACCTTTAATTAAGTCCAGTGAGGCTTATAAGGTAAACGGATCGGTAGAAGAGCTCCATGAGATAGGGGCTCTTCTAGAAGCAGAGCCCCTTAGTTTACAATTAAAGGTCAAACTAAGGGGTTCTTTTTCTGTTTATGGTACTTGAGATAAGGAGAGTACAGATGAAGCAAAAACAACATGAAGATCATGATTTTTCATTAGGAGTAGTATCAGCAAGTCATAAGAAAGGTTTTCTAGCCATGTTAGTGGTCATGCTAGGGTTTACCTTTTTCTCAGCAAGTATGCTAAGTGGTGGTACATTAGGAACAAGTATGGACTTAAAGCAGTTCTTTGTAGCCGTATTTATTGGAAATGTCATCTTATGTAGTTATACAGGATTACTGGCTTACATTGCAGGAGACACAGGTTTATCAACTCACCTATTAGCACGTTATTCCTTTGGTGAAAAAGGGTCTTACTTAGTATCCTTTTTATTAGGTGCCACACAAATTGGGTGGTTTGGTGTAGGTGTTGCCATGTTTGCTATTCCAGTTTCTAAAGTAACAGGGGTTAGTGTAGGGGTATTAGTAGCCATAGCAGGTCTTTTAATGACAGCAACAGCTTACTTCGGGATGAAATCCCTGATGATATTAAGTGCGATTGCAGTACCAGCCATTGCCATTTTAGGTTCTACATCAGTAGGAATGGCTATTAATAGTGTGGGAGGAATAAGTGGGCTTGCCGCTATTACCCCAGAAGAATCTATGACAATGAGTGCGGCTGTAGCAGTAGTAGTAGGGTCCTTCATTAGTGGAGGAACTTTAACACCAGATTTCACACGTTTTGCAAAAAGTAAACGCATTGGTGTAAGTACCACAGTCATTGCCTTCTTAGTAGGAAATACATTAATGTTTATCTTTGGTGCTATTGGTGCCATGGTAACAGGAGAAGCAGACATTTCAGAAGTCATGTTTCTTCAAGGGCTGATCGTACCAGCTATTATTGTACTAGGGCTTAATATATGGACAACCAATGATAATGCTTTATATGCTTCAGGGCTTGGCTTTTCAAATATTACAAAACAACCTAAAAGCAAACTAGTGATTATTAATGGGATAGTAGGAACACTACTTGCGGTAATTCTTTATAACAACTTTATGAGCTGGCTCAACTTACTCAATACCTTTATGCCAAGTATTGGTGGGGTAATCATTGCAGACTACTTTATTATCAATAAAGGCAAATATGAAGCTTTTGAAAAAGCAAGCTTTAAAGGTGTTAATATGATTGGAATCATAGCATGGGCATTAGGTGTACTGGCAGCACATTTCTTACCAGGTATTACCCCTATTAATGCAGTCGTAACATCTGTAATCAGTTACGCTATGCTCACAGTGGTTTTTAGCAATCGAAAAGAAAAATAGAGGATATAAGTGAAGCGAGGTACCAAGGAACGCAAAGAGTACTTCGCTTTACTTATATCCTAAATAGTATAGGGATGAAGGATAAGAGGAAAATAAATAGTAGTAA
Coding sequences:
- a CDS encoding iron-containing alcohol dehydrogenase → MNNFVYWAPTEVIFGKDTELQVTAAIKKFNGNRIIIVYGGGSVVRSGLLNRVLEQFKKENIPYKALGGVQPNPRLGFAKKAIEEAKAFGADFILAVGAGSVIDTAKAIAHGVANPEVELWDFWLRKQVVERSLPVGCILTLSAAGSETSNSSVLTNEETGEKRGLSTDFNRPKFAIMNPEITYTLPKEQITYGIVDIMMHTLDRYFTPTKGNAFTDEVAEALLRTVIHYGEKALQNSHDYEAMSELMWCGSISHNGLTGLGAVSDFAPHQLGHELSGKFDVAHGASLSTIWGAWANYCYEENPERFAQFGKKVWGIEEEDTKKCAVRAIEKLVDYFKSIGAPTCFSELGIGIQDEESLRDLARRCAFYGTRTIGSFKVLDEKAMYEIYKIANK
- a CDS encoding NUDIX hydrolase, whose translation is MEMLDIVDENGEPTGIIKERSKVHAEGDLHRTSHVWIVRDNGKGGLDVLLQKRSKDKDSHPGCYDISSAGHIPAGSTYVDSALRELEEELGIKASSEELEERMIRRIAETNIFYGKAFIDNQITRVYRLKRNDIDLSKLKLQQEEIEAVMWMDYELCIEAIKNNTIKHCVYLEELECLKD
- the codB gene encoding cytosine permease translates to MKQKQHEDHDFSLGVVSASHKKGFLAMLVVMLGFTFFSASMLSGGTLGTSMDLKQFFVAVFIGNVILCSYTGLLAYIAGDTGLSTHLLARYSFGEKGSYLVSFLLGATQIGWFGVGVAMFAIPVSKVTGVSVGVLVAIAGLLMTATAYFGMKSLMILSAIAVPAIAILGSTSVGMAINSVGGISGLAAITPEESMTMSAAVAVVVGSFISGGTLTPDFTRFAKSKRIGVSTTVIAFLVGNTLMFIFGAIGAMVTGEADISEVMFLQGLIVPAIIVLGLNIWTTNDNALYASGLGFSNITKQPKSKLVIINGIVGTLLAVILYNNFMSWLNLLNTFMPSIGGVIIADYFIINKGKYEAFEKASFKGVNMIGIIAWALGVLAAHFLPGITPINAVVTSVISYAMLTVVFSNRKEK